From Cydia splendana chromosome 4, ilCydSple1.2, whole genome shotgun sequence, one genomic window encodes:
- the LOC134790035 gene encoding leucine-rich repeat neuronal protein 2-like, which translates to MGPRGVAKWRWWVVVVAWAWGAAARTLCPARCACDDALRTASCANASLEIVPIQLNPEATHINLTHNSINNLLYTFAFYTQITILDISYNRLQDLGSKNFESNIEMTQLNVSHNRLKRLERDTFVGLKKLIDLNLSDNEIRNVHAQTFQDLSMLERLDLSNNGLESFDPDTFEPLSSLKILSLKNNSILDIPSINLFYVVKLQYLDLSENLIQQVSKHGMPYLKELSHLDLNSNIIGNVDPLGFHNLPALRHLDLSDNNMTTIPTSALSKLVNLSHLYLSGNFFQSVPPLSFQNLFHLKHLHLSRLYELKTIDARAFVDNINLQKIWMNENVKMSEVPPRLFHGNPKLTHVFMKNNALETLEASHFPIDRLQELEISGNLFVCNCSLLWLWKLGTECEVSSKKSGNASATLTLDYEDIKCAGPGPLKGVLFVQIPESEFGCSSGWVIVAVVVLIVSIIISVVGGVLYFLGPLKKCKGDKSKQVMTSVMLNGDVSKLSNGLGYSTRSREQENKRDTDRYLMIGSSVTNNFHSLNPPWHSVDKNPYFQEDSEEHIYQQFAYETIPHHRTPEKPHIVYV; encoded by the coding sequence ATGGGCCCGCGCGGCGTAGCGAAGTGGCGTTGGTGGGTGGTGGTTGTGGCATGGGCGTGGGGCGCGGCAGCGCGCACGCTGTGCCCGGCGCGTTGCGCCTGCGACGATGCTCTGCGCACCGCCTCCTGCGCCAACGCCAGTCTCGAGATTGTTCCTATACAACTCAACCCCGAGGCTACCCACATCAATCTTACGCACAACTCCATCAACAATCTTCTTTACACCTTCGCTTTCTACACACAAATCACCATCCTAGATATCTCTTACAACAGATTACAGGACTTAGGTAGTAAGAACTTTGAAAGCAATATTGAGATGACACAACTGAATGTCAGCCATAATAGACTGAAGCGACTAGAAAGGGACACCTTCGTCGGCTTGAAAAAACTGATCGACTTGAACTTGTCAGATAATGAAATACGTAATGTACACGCACAAACATTTCAAGATTTATCTATGTTGGAGAGACTCGATTTGTCAAACAACGGGCTGGAGAGTTTCGATCCGGACACTTTTGAACCCCTGTCATCGTTGAAGATCTTATCGCTCAAAAATAATTCCATATTAGACATACCATCTATCAATTTGTTCTACGTTGTTAAGTTACAATACTTAGATTTATCTGAAAACCTCATACAACAGGTGTCTAAGCATGGTATGCCATATTTAAAAGAACTGAGTCATTTAGACTTAAATAGTAACATAATTGGCAACGTAGATCCATTGGGATTCCACAACTTACCCGCACTTCGCCACTTGGACCTGAGCGATAACAACATGACAACGATACCCACATCCGCTCTTTCCAAACTAGTAAACTTGTCGCATTTGTACCTCAGTGGGAACTTCTTCCAAAGCGTTCCACCCTTGTCTTTCCAAAACCTTTTCCATCTGAAACACTTACATTTGAGCAGGCTTTATGAACTCAAAACGATTGATGCGAGGGCATTTGTTGACAACATAAATCTGCAGAAAATTTGGATGAATGAAAACGTGAAGATGAGCGAAGTCCCACCGAGATTATTTCACGGAAACCCAAAACTCACGCATGTGTTTATGAAGAACAACGCCCTAGAAACACTAGAAGCATCACATTTTCCTATTGACAGGCTACAAGAACTAGAGATATCAGGAAATCTATTTGTCTGTAATTGCTCATTGTTGTGGTTGTGGAAACTAGGAACGGAGTGTGAAGTTAGTAGCAAAAAGTCGGGCAATGCGAGTGCTACGCTTACGCTAGATTATGAGGACATCAAATGCGCAGGCCCGGGGCCTTTGAAGGGTGTTTTATTTGTACAGATTCCTGAATCTGAATTTGGGTGCTCAAGCGGTTGGGTGATAGTGGCAGTTGTGGTGCTGATTGTGAGTATCATTATAAGCGTCGTGGGGGGTGTTTTATACTTTTTGGGACCTTTGAAAAAGTGCAAAGGGGACAAGTCAAAGCAAGTTATGACGAGTGTTATGTTAAACGGTGATGTGTCAAAGTTAAGCAATGGACTTGGCTATTCAACGAGGAGTAGGGAACAAGAAAATAAGAGGGACACCGATCGGTATCTGATGATCGGTTCCTCAGTGACTAATAACTTTCATTCATTGAATCCACCGTGGCATAGTGTGGATAAGAATCCATATTTCCAAGAAGATAGTGAGGAGCATATTTACCAACAATTCGCTTACGAAACGATCCCTCACCATCGGACCCCCGAAAAGCCGCACATAGTGTACGTCTAA